The following coding sequences are from one Pasteurellaceae bacterium RH1A window:
- a CDS encoding PTS glucose transporter subunit IIBC, translated as MSVLSYFQKVGQALMVPVAALPAAAILMGVGYWIDPDGWGGNSQLAALLIKSGGAIIDNMGFLFAVGVAFGISKDKHGSAALSGLVGWFVITTLLSPGAVAQLQHLPADQVPAAFSKIQNQFIGILIGIVSGELYNRFHQTELPKALAFFSGKRLVPIVVSLVSIVLAFILLYVWPVIFSGLVSFGESIKDMGSVGAGIYAFFNRLLIPVGLHHALNSVFWFDVAGINDIPNFLGGYKSLQEGKAVLGVTGMYQAGFFPVMMFGLPAAALAMYHSAKPAKKAMVGSIMFAAALASFFTGVTEPLEFAFMFVAPVLYVVHALLTGLSVFIAASMQWIAGFGFSAGLVDLVLSTQNPLANQWYMLIVQGLVFGVIYYVVFRAVIKMFNLKTLGREDDNQESAVSNLKPSQNAPEILKALGGKANLKTIDACITRLRLTVVDTKLIDEAALSALGSRGVVRLGSDGVQVIFGPEAERIADSIKAL; from the coding sequence TACTTTCAAAAAGTCGGGCAGGCCCTGATGGTGCCAGTGGCTGCCCTTCCCGCAGCCGCCATTTTAATGGGGGTAGGTTATTGGATCGACCCTGACGGCTGGGGTGGCAATAGCCAGTTAGCTGCCTTGCTGATTAAATCAGGTGGGGCCATTATTGACAATATGGGCTTCCTCTTTGCCGTGGGTGTGGCCTTTGGGATTTCTAAAGATAAACACGGTTCTGCCGCCCTGTCAGGCTTGGTGGGCTGGTTTGTGATCACCACCTTGCTTTCACCCGGTGCTGTCGCCCAACTCCAACACCTGCCGGCCGATCAGGTGCCAGCCGCCTTCTCCAAAATCCAAAACCAATTTATTGGTATCCTCATCGGGATTGTGTCAGGTGAGCTTTACAACCGCTTCCACCAAACCGAACTGCCAAAAGCCCTGGCCTTCTTTAGCGGCAAACGCCTGGTGCCGATTGTGGTTTCCCTTGTTTCTATCGTCCTTGCCTTTATCCTGCTTTATGTTTGGCCTGTGATTTTCAGCGGCCTGGTCAGCTTTGGGGAAAGCATTAAGGACATGGGTTCTGTTGGGGCAGGCATTTACGCTTTCTTTAACCGCCTGCTTATTCCTGTAGGCCTCCACCACGCCCTCAACTCTGTTTTCTGGTTTGATGTGGCCGGCATTAACGATATTCCTAACTTCCTTGGCGGCTATAAATCCTTACAAGAAGGCAAGGCTGTGCTTGGGGTAACTGGTATGTACCAGGCAGGCTTCTTTCCAGTTATGATGTTCGGCCTGCCAGCGGCTGCCTTGGCCATGTATCATTCTGCCAAGCCAGCGAAAAAAGCCATGGTTGGTTCCATTATGTTTGCGGCTGCTCTGGCCTCTTTCTTTACGGGCGTGACCGAGCCACTTGAGTTCGCCTTTATGTTCGTGGCCCCTGTGCTTTATGTGGTGCATGCCTTACTGACAGGTCTTTCTGTCTTCATTGCGGCTTCGATGCAGTGGATTGCAGGCTTCGGCTTTAGTGCAGGCCTGGTGGACTTGGTGCTTTCCACCCAAAACCCGCTGGCCAATCAATGGTATATGCTGATTGTGCAAGGCCTGGTTTTCGGTGTGATTTACTATGTGGTCTTCCGTGCGGTGATTAAAATGTTCAACCTCAAAACCCTTGGCCGTGAAGACGACAATCAAGAAAGTGCGGTATCCAACCTCAAGCCTAGCCAAAATGCCCCAGAAATCCTCAAGGCACTGGGCGGCAAGGCCAACCTCAAAACCATTGATGCCTGTATTACCCGCCTACGTTTAACGGTGGTAGATACCAAGCTGATCGATGAAGCTGCCTTATCCGCTCTTGGCTCAAGAGGCGTGGTAAGACTGGGCAGCGACGGCGTTCAGGTTATCTTCGGCCCAGAGGCAGAAAGAATTGCTGACTCCATTAAGGCGCTCTAG